One region of Anaeromyxobacter paludicola genomic DNA includes:
- a CDS encoding TIGR04551 family protein produces MNRLLVALLAAPLLTGAAAPQPSKDQPVPAEKKDAAATPPAAPALTPEQDRAVKEAVTRELEKAKADLRDELRAELQGAQSAREFMDTADVASRPKLDFLQIHGYLRFRADLFDHLDLDRDPDPNNYWVYPRPVVGTYQDPTTGAWVVKHGTLTSANMRLRLEPVLNVSEQIRVLSQVDLLDNVILGSNPYSSDFSLGTFGTSGTTPPLYGVNSDRASIAAKRAWGEVQTPVGLLSFGRMPSSWGLGVLTHAGNGIDDDYGDTVDRIQFAIPVPGTPLGNLTVIPMWDYVASGLSTADVRTTAGIGQAVDRDQADDVRAIGVKIVHEDTEDELRRKLEQGQSSVNYGLFYSYRTQSYEFLGAGSAATANTSAQAFATTPTVVQRGAYTHTFDLWTRVQKGRLKVEGEAVGVYGQMDNVSSDPANPLGPVLLRQFGGVVRASYGLLDGKLTLSGEWGIASGDSNPGMGNVYGRSADGKTYGVLMGQQYAAGDKVLDIRSFGFNPAYRVDMIFWREIMKEVTEAWYLKPTIRWEMLPGLAGTFSVIYSQALNGESTPSSTGPGTGKTPLGIEGDLGLSYTSDDGFMAWLNYGLFQPLDGMDFAPELQASHPSLSRAHAIRAGLAVRF; encoded by the coding sequence ATGAATCGGCTCCTCGTCGCACTCCTCGCGGCTCCCCTCCTCACCGGCGCCGCCGCGCCGCAGCCGTCGAAGGACCAGCCGGTCCCGGCGGAGAAGAAGGACGCCGCCGCGACCCCGCCCGCTGCGCCGGCCCTCACGCCCGAGCAGGACCGGGCCGTGAAGGAGGCCGTCACCCGCGAGCTCGAGAAGGCCAAGGCCGACCTCCGCGACGAGCTGCGCGCGGAGCTCCAGGGCGCCCAGTCGGCCCGCGAGTTCATGGACACCGCCGACGTGGCGAGCCGCCCCAAGCTCGACTTCCTCCAGATCCACGGGTACCTGCGCTTCCGGGCCGACCTCTTCGACCACCTCGACCTCGACCGCGATCCCGACCCGAACAACTACTGGGTCTACCCGCGCCCGGTCGTCGGCACCTACCAGGACCCGACCACCGGGGCCTGGGTGGTGAAGCACGGCACGCTCACCTCGGCCAACATGCGCCTGCGGCTCGAGCCGGTGCTGAACGTGTCCGAGCAGATCCGGGTGCTCTCGCAGGTCGACCTGCTCGACAACGTGATCCTCGGCTCGAACCCCTACTCGAGCGACTTCAGCCTCGGCACCTTCGGCACGAGCGGCACCACCCCGCCGCTCTACGGCGTGAACTCGGACCGCGCCTCGATCGCCGCCAAGCGCGCCTGGGGCGAGGTGCAGACCCCCGTCGGCCTCCTCAGCTTCGGCCGCATGCCGTCCTCCTGGGGCCTCGGCGTCCTCACCCACGCCGGCAACGGGATCGACGACGACTACGGCGACACGGTGGACCGGATCCAGTTCGCCATCCCGGTCCCGGGCACGCCGCTCGGCAACCTGACCGTCATCCCGATGTGGGACTACGTCGCCTCGGGCCTCAGCACCGCCGACGTGCGCACCACCGCGGGCATCGGCCAGGCGGTGGACCGCGACCAGGCCGACGACGTCCGGGCCATCGGCGTGAAGATCGTCCACGAGGACACCGAGGACGAGCTGCGCCGCAAGCTGGAGCAGGGCCAGTCGAGCGTGAACTACGGCCTCTTCTACAGCTACCGCACCCAGAGCTACGAGTTTCTCGGCGCCGGCAGCGCGGCGACCGCGAACACCAGCGCGCAGGCCTTCGCCACCACGCCCACCGTGGTCCAGCGCGGCGCCTATACCCACACCTTCGACCTCTGGACCCGCGTGCAGAAGGGCCGGCTCAAGGTGGAGGGCGAGGCGGTCGGCGTCTACGGCCAGATGGACAACGTCTCGAGCGACCCGGCGAACCCGCTCGGCCCGGTGCTCCTGCGCCAGTTCGGCGGCGTGGTCCGCGCGAGCTACGGCCTCCTGGACGGCAAGCTCACGCTCTCCGGCGAGTGGGGCATCGCCAGCGGCGACTCGAACCCCGGCATGGGCAACGTCTACGGCCGCAGCGCCGACGGCAAGACCTACGGCGTCCTCATGGGGCAGCAGTACGCCGCCGGCGACAAGGTGCTCGACATCCGCAGCTTCGGGTTCAACCCGGCCTACCGGGTGGACATGATCTTCTGGCGCGAGATCATGAAGGAGGTCACCGAGGCCTGGTACCTCAAGCCGACCATCCGCTGGGAGATGCTGCCGGGGCTCGCCGGCACCTTCTCGGTCATCTACTCGCAGGCGCTGAACGGCGAGTCCACCCCGTCGTCCACCGGCCCGGGCACCGGGAAGACGCCGCTCGGGATCGAGGGCGACCTCGGCCTCTCCTACACCTCGGACGACGGCTTCATGGCCTGGCTCAACTACGGCCTCTTCCAGCCGCTCGACGGCATGGACTTCGCGCCGGAGCTGCAGGCGAGCCACCCGAGCCTCTCGCGCGCCCACGCCATCCGCGCCGGGCTCGCGGTCCGGTTCTAG
- the mce gene encoding methylmalonyl-CoA epimerase gives MPGLDHVAILVSDLDAAIELYRDVYGLPLAEVEEVLSEKVKVAIFGHGAGRIELVAPASPDSPMHKALEKRGEGLHHVCVEVPDIEQAMASLRAKGAPLLDEKPRPGAGGAKVAFVHPKGGRGVLVELRQGPKTP, from the coding sequence ATGCCCGGTCTCGACCACGTCGCCATCCTCGTCTCGGACCTCGACGCCGCCATCGAGCTCTACCGCGACGTCTACGGCCTCCCCCTCGCCGAGGTGGAGGAGGTCCTGAGCGAGAAGGTGAAGGTCGCGATCTTCGGCCACGGCGCCGGCCGGATCGAGCTCGTCGCGCCCGCCTCCCCCGACAGCCCGATGCACAAGGCGCTCGAGAAGCGGGGCGAGGGGCTGCACCACGTCTGCGTCGAGGTGCCCGACATCGAGCAGGCGATGGCGTCGCTCAGGGCCAAGGGGGCGCCGCTGCTGGACGAGAAGCCTCGCCCCGGCGCGGGTGGCGCGAAGGTGGCGTTCGTCCATCCCAAGGGCGGGCGCGGGGTGCTCGTCGAGCTGCGGCAGGGGCCCAAGACTCCTTGA
- a CDS encoding PH domain-containing protein, with the protein MLAALAGAAAFLLDAAARLPPEARPVALAASLGPLALTALGCFGFAPRAFGVGREGVRVRRWIAGPVLVPLAEIREARRLEPGALRRSIRLFGVGGLFGCYGRFRHRSLGTYRLYASRMDGHVLLSTTRGPVVLTPARPEAFVQAVADARAAAGPSAT; encoded by the coding sequence GTGCTCGCCGCCCTCGCCGGCGCCGCCGCCTTCCTGCTCGACGCGGCGGCGCGGCTCCCCCCGGAGGCGCGCCCGGTCGCGCTGGCGGCCTCCCTCGGGCCACTGGCGCTCACCGCGCTCGGCTGCTTCGGCTTCGCGCCGCGCGCCTTCGGCGTCGGGCGCGAGGGCGTCCGGGTGCGCCGCTGGATCGCCGGGCCGGTGCTCGTGCCGCTCGCCGAGATCCGCGAGGCGCGCCGGCTCGAGCCCGGCGCGCTCCGGCGCTCGATCCGCCTGTTCGGGGTCGGCGGCCTCTTCGGCTGCTACGGCCGGTTCCGGCACCGCTCGCTCGGGACCTACCGGCTCTACGCCTCCCGCATGGACGGGCACGTGCTGCTCTCGACCACCCGCGGCCCGGTGGTGCTCACGCCGGCGCGGCCCGAGGCCTTCGTGCAGGCGGTGGCGGACGCGCGGGCGGCGGCGGGGCCGAGCGCTACCTGA
- a CDS encoding transglutaminase-like domain-containing protein, with the protein MKKLLAPLALAAALAACRGQDRGPAPAPAAAQSPVAPPAPSPSPGGQAPSGAGVSVLPSAPGGQGSSSSGAGAPSVLPSPPGGEGQGGAARRTSTPPPGGPATILTVRRPAGPEWFGLYLVGKKAGWSTLQVTRETRAGADVLVSRAETVLEATVGGKQVRRSQKDEKVYEARPGGRLLSFSSAREGDGGARSLEARCTPTTCEVTLSAPGAAPERRSLPAPGETAEQADAARLAAATRGTVKGPQLETEQLRVRKMEDVYLGREPIAGAGVQTEVSVVREQEESDRLPARVSVTPDGHIAEIRYGDSLVARAESPEVAKRLDQVDLFNLARVPLPRDLPRTVPGAIRYELMGLPPGFRRETDGGRQGYAAGPGGATVLTVRARLPRAADPARDPPRAAGRQGELLEATPEIDWQDPALTALSKEVVGDARGTFAASTRLVHHVFGRLEKVYGASHDRATEVLAAGKGDCTEHALLFLALARAAGVPARGVHGLVYTRYADGVPALYWHAWAEVKAGDEWIAVDPTFDQPVADATHVALGRGTQVDTVGLLGALKVLSAEPVR; encoded by the coding sequence ATGAAGAAGCTGCTCGCCCCCCTCGCGCTCGCCGCCGCCCTCGCCGCCTGCCGCGGGCAGGACCGCGGCCCGGCCCCCGCGCCCGCCGCCGCCCAGAGCCCCGTGGCTCCTCCGGCGCCCTCACCCTCGCCGGGCGGGCAGGCGCCGAGCGGCGCCGGGGTCTCGGTGCTCCCTTCCGCTCCGGGCGGGCAGGGATCGAGCTCGAGCGGCGCCGGGGCTCCCTCGGTGCTCCCCTCCCCGCCGGGCGGGGAGGGCCAGGGAGGGGCGGCCAGACGGACCTCGACCCCTCCACCCGGCGGCCCCGCCACCATCCTGACCGTCCGCCGCCCCGCCGGCCCGGAGTGGTTCGGCCTCTACCTCGTCGGCAAGAAGGCCGGCTGGTCCACGCTCCAGGTCACCCGCGAGACGCGCGCCGGCGCCGACGTGCTCGTCTCGCGGGCCGAGACCGTCCTCGAGGCCACCGTGGGCGGCAAGCAGGTCCGCCGCTCGCAGAAGGACGAGAAGGTCTACGAGGCGCGCCCCGGCGGCCGGCTCCTCTCCTTCTCGAGCGCCCGCGAGGGCGACGGCGGCGCCCGCTCGCTCGAGGCCCGCTGCACCCCGACCACCTGCGAGGTGACCCTCTCGGCGCCCGGCGCCGCTCCCGAGCGCCGCAGCCTCCCCGCGCCCGGCGAGACCGCCGAGCAGGCCGACGCCGCGCGGCTCGCCGCGGCGACGCGCGGCACGGTCAAGGGGCCGCAGCTCGAGACCGAGCAGCTCCGCGTCCGCAAGATGGAGGACGTCTACCTGGGCCGGGAGCCGATCGCGGGCGCCGGCGTGCAGACCGAGGTCTCGGTGGTGCGCGAGCAGGAGGAGAGCGACCGGCTCCCGGCGCGCGTCTCGGTGACCCCCGACGGCCACATCGCCGAGATCCGCTACGGCGACTCGCTGGTCGCCCGGGCGGAGTCGCCCGAGGTGGCGAAGCGGCTCGACCAGGTGGACCTGTTCAACCTGGCGCGCGTGCCCCTGCCGCGCGACCTGCCGCGCACGGTGCCCGGCGCGATCCGCTACGAGCTCATGGGGCTCCCGCCCGGCTTCCGCCGCGAGACCGACGGTGGCCGCCAGGGCTACGCCGCCGGCCCGGGCGGCGCCACCGTGCTGACCGTCCGCGCGAGGCTGCCGCGCGCTGCCGACCCCGCGCGCGACCCGCCGCGCGCCGCCGGCCGTCAGGGCGAGCTGCTCGAGGCCACCCCCGAGATCGACTGGCAGGACCCGGCCCTCACCGCCCTCTCGAAGGAGGTGGTCGGGGACGCGCGCGGCACCTTCGCCGCCTCGACGCGGCTCGTGCACCACGTCTTCGGGCGGCTCGAGAAGGTCTACGGCGCGAGCCACGACCGGGCCACCGAGGTGCTCGCCGCCGGCAAGGGCGACTGCACCGAGCACGCGCTGCTCTTCCTCGCCCTGGCCCGCGCCGCCGGCGTCCCCGCCCGCGGCGTGCACGGCCTCGTCTACACCCGCTACGCCGACGGCGTCCCGGCGCTCTACTGGCACGCCTGGGCCGAGGTGAAGGCCGGCGACGAGTGGATCGCCGTGGACCCTACCTTCGACCAGCCGGTCGCCGACGCGACCCACGTCGCGCTCGGGCGCGGCACGCAGGTTGACACCGTGGGGCTGCTCGGGGCGCTCAAGGTGCTCTCGGCGGAGCCGGTCAGGTAG
- a CDS encoding nucleoside recognition domain-containing protein: MGAILAVLFAVSVAAAAVNGRMEALTGAVVQSAQQAVALALGLAGVMALWLGLMKVAEEAGLVGLLARAARPLLRRLFPEVPPDHPAMGAMLMNLSANLLGLGNAATPFGLEAMRRLEELKPAPGPASDAQALFCAMNTASLQLVPATVIALRAAAGSRAPAEIIGATLLATSCSIVVAVAAAKGLRRLYPGPPAQGGPADRPPPSPPGGAGGGASPC; the protein is encoded by the coding sequence GTGGGCGCCATCCTGGCCGTGCTCTTCGCCGTCTCGGTGGCCGCCGCCGCCGTGAACGGGCGCATGGAGGCGCTCACCGGGGCGGTGGTGCAGTCGGCCCAGCAGGCGGTCGCGCTCGCCCTCGGGCTCGCGGGCGTGATGGCGCTCTGGCTCGGCCTCATGAAGGTGGCCGAGGAGGCGGGCCTGGTCGGCCTGCTCGCGCGGGCGGCCCGCCCCCTGCTCCGCCGGCTCTTCCCGGAGGTGCCGCCGGACCACCCGGCGATGGGCGCCATGCTCATGAACCTCTCCGCGAACCTGCTCGGGCTCGGCAACGCCGCCACGCCGTTCGGCCTCGAGGCGATGCGGCGGCTCGAGGAGCTCAAGCCCGCGCCGGGGCCGGCGAGCGACGCCCAGGCGCTCTTCTGCGCCATGAACACCGCCTCGTTGCAGCTCGTGCCGGCCACCGTCATCGCGCTCCGGGCCGCGGCGGGATCGCGGGCGCCGGCGGAGATCATCGGCGCCACGCTGCTCGCGACCTCCTGCTCGATCGTGGTGGCGGTGGCGGCGGCGAAGGGGCTCCGGCGGCTCTACCCGGGGCCGCCCGCGCAAGGCGGCCCGGCCGACCGTCCCCCGCCCTCCCCGCCCGGCGGGGCGGGAGGAGGCGCGTCGCCGTGCTGA
- a CDS encoding spore maturation protein, whose translation MLRHALELASAWAVPLLVAGIPLFALARKVKVYPAFVEGAKQGFETAVRIMPPLVAVLVALGMLRASGALDLAARALGPLTGRLGIPAPVLPLLLVRPLSGGGALGVVGDVLRSEGPDSYAGRLASVMAGSTETTFYVLAVYMGAVGITRYRQALPAALLADLAGFAASVLVVRALFS comes from the coding sequence GTGCTGAGGCACGCCCTCGAGCTCGCGAGCGCCTGGGCGGTGCCGCTCCTCGTCGCAGGCATCCCGCTCTTCGCCCTCGCCCGGAAGGTGAAGGTCTACCCGGCCTTCGTCGAGGGGGCGAAGCAGGGCTTCGAGACGGCGGTCCGGATCATGCCGCCGCTCGTGGCGGTGCTGGTGGCGCTCGGGATGCTGCGTGCCTCGGGGGCGCTCGACCTCGCGGCGCGCGCGCTCGGTCCCCTCACCGGCCGGCTCGGGATCCCGGCGCCGGTGCTGCCGCTCCTCCTCGTGCGACCGCTCTCGGGCGGCGGCGCGCTCGGCGTGGTGGGCGACGTGCTCCGCAGCGAGGGGCCCGACTCCTACGCCGGCCGGCTCGCCTCGGTGATGGCCGGCTCCACCGAGACCACCTTCTACGTGCTCGCGGTCTACATGGGCGCGGTCGGGATCACCCGCTACCGCCAGGCGCTGCCGGCGGCGCTGCTCGCCGACCTCGCCGGGTTCGCCGCCTCGGTGCTGGTGGTCCGCGCGCTCTTCTCCTGA
- a CDS encoding glycosyltransferase family 39 protein, with protein MTLLSRPGDRRAFAALSALVLATRLPGFAFGLLNIDECDFTILARAIASGARLYVDVADIKPPLAYLAFLPSGLAYAIWPMRLAGVLLVLATALLARAAARAWTGDDRAGWCAAFAAVLAGMVELPSVSAELVMNLPAAAALLLFVRARREGRPGLDLAAGLCVGAASLVKHQAAVLDLGLGLALLWEARDPRARRGALRGFGLLALGSALPWLATSAWFAAQGRFAPFYDWVFARNFLYVSRLAGDAALPRFAASFAECVLGATGLLWALAALETRRALAPDPIRRGLALTLLLTWLPVSAGGRFYEHYFLQFAPPLAILAAPGLAAITRAWGGLGRFRRAGLAALLALPVLGTTGYAVARGLLRDYPGQEPRANALAAWLRENTAPTDRLFVWGHFSPIYYLSQRLPGTRYLTCSVHEGNFDPGHLPDGFDAAAHRSERDVRATLEDLEANRPALFVDTGPADIHHWSRVPLAAFPDLRDYLLAHYAPVATPGGAVVYRRLPERGPEAQEKSARTTSTEAANPARSASSAAGSAWR; from the coding sequence ATGACCCTCCTCTCCCGCCCCGGCGACCGCCGCGCCTTCGCCGCCCTCTCGGCCCTCGTCCTCGCGACCCGCCTGCCGGGGTTCGCCTTCGGGCTGCTCAACATCGACGAGTGCGACTTCACCATCCTGGCGCGGGCGATCGCCTCCGGGGCGCGGCTCTACGTGGACGTCGCCGACATCAAGCCGCCGCTCGCCTACCTGGCGTTCCTGCCCTCGGGGCTCGCCTACGCGATCTGGCCCATGCGGCTCGCCGGGGTGCTCCTGGTGCTCGCGACCGCCCTCCTCGCGCGCGCCGCGGCCCGCGCCTGGACGGGAGACGACCGGGCCGGCTGGTGCGCCGCCTTCGCGGCGGTGCTCGCCGGCATGGTCGAGCTCCCGTCCGTCTCGGCCGAGCTGGTTATGAACCTGCCGGCGGCGGCGGCGCTCCTCCTCTTCGTGCGCGCCCGGCGGGAGGGGCGGCCGGGGCTCGACCTCGCCGCCGGACTCTGCGTCGGCGCGGCGAGCTTAGTGAAGCACCAGGCGGCGGTGCTCGACCTCGGGCTCGGGCTCGCGCTCCTGTGGGAGGCCCGGGACCCGCGCGCGCGGCGCGGCGCGCTCCGCGGCTTCGGCCTGCTCGCGCTCGGCTCGGCGCTGCCCTGGCTCGCCACCTCGGCCTGGTTCGCGGCCCAGGGCCGCTTCGCGCCCTTCTACGACTGGGTCTTCGCCCGGAACTTCCTCTACGTGTCGCGCCTCGCCGGCGACGCCGCCCTGCCGCGCTTCGCCGCCTCCTTCGCCGAGTGCGTGCTCGGCGCGACCGGCCTGCTCTGGGCGCTCGCCGCGCTCGAGACGCGCCGCGCCCTCGCGCCCGATCCGATCCGCCGCGGGCTCGCGCTCACGCTGCTCCTCACCTGGCTCCCGGTGAGCGCCGGCGGCCGCTTCTACGAGCACTACTTCCTGCAGTTCGCGCCGCCCCTCGCGATCCTGGCGGCGCCCGGCCTGGCCGCGATCACCCGCGCCTGGGGCGGCCTCGGACGCTTCCGGCGCGCCGGGCTCGCGGCGCTGCTCGCGCTCCCCGTGCTCGGCACCACCGGCTACGCGGTGGCCCGCGGGCTCCTGCGCGACTACCCCGGCCAGGAGCCGCGCGCGAACGCGCTCGCCGCCTGGCTGCGCGAGAACACCGCCCCCACCGACCGGCTCTTCGTCTGGGGCCACTTCTCGCCCATCTACTACCTCTCGCAGCGGCTCCCCGGGACGCGCTACCTCACCTGCTCGGTGCACGAGGGGAACTTCGACCCCGGCCACCTGCCCGACGGCTTCGACGCCGCCGCGCACCGCTCGGAGCGCGACGTGCGGGCCACGCTCGAGGACCTGGAGGCGAACCGGCCGGCCCTCTTCGTGGACACCGGCCCGGCCGACATCCACCACTGGTCGCGCGTGCCGCTCGCCGCCTTCCCGGACCTGCGGGACTACCTGCTCGCGCACTACGCGCCGGTGGCGACGCCGGGCGGCGCGGTGGTCTACCGGCGGCTCCCGGAGCGCGGGCCCGAGGCTCAGGAGAAGAGCGCGCGGACCACCAGCACCGAGGCGGCGAACCCGGCGAGGTCGGCGAGCAGCGCCGCCGGCAGCGCCTGGCGGTAG
- a CDS encoding MASE1 domain-containing protein — translation MAEAPTPIAAPARPEPHAPPGVAGAPFWAFLLAFFVVALGTAFGSYLLTRDASRFVTFWPPGGLAVGALLLSERRRWAVLLGTAAVAMGLFNAWNGQPAGMVLGFAVTNALEELVAASLALQLCPGRPDLGKVRHVLVLLAVAPFFASLFSGVLSAALLAATRDLPFLESAAGLWMGTGLGILVMAPLVLAWAQPSPGRPAPGRVVEAALLGVAFALSSWLVFGTWGPSLLRDEFLLLPVATWAALRFGPRGATTVGLGTALVMLWATANDYGPFAHGARAAESGLAAEVYLAVALVTSLVLASVVEERRRGAAALAASERSLRLLGASMDRTLDWTTCFTADGWLVYANETLCRFLGLPRQRVIGQQVWKLFPGSTPEQWRDTFARVQGTGSHSYEGVIAPPGGEPIPVEIHASLVRFDDQDYCVATAHDLRERKAAEEAARMAGVGTLAAGMAHEINNPLAYVLGNLSWMREEVGALRSALRTGAGEPDGKLEQFLQVIRETEEGATRVREVVRDLKLFSRADGEGTGAADVRRVLRGAISLAKNELRHRARLSTEIADVPPVAGDEHRLGQVFLNLIVNAAQSIPEGHADENVVRVSAQTDASGEVVVEVQDSGCGMTAEVRNRIFEPFFTTKPVGSGTGLGLAICHGIVKACGGRIDVESVPGAGSLFRVALPAATAVPGPAPARDAAPAAPRGRILVLDDDPLVGRVIGRILEGHHVVALTSPRDALERLARDTFDLVLCDLMMPEMTGMDFHAQLSQLRPALAETLVFITGGAFTPQAREFLERTPNQRIEKPFEPAALRGAVARALTRARAAAASGG, via the coding sequence ATGGCCGAGGCTCCCACCCCCATCGCAGCGCCGGCGCGCCCCGAGCCGCACGCCCCGCCGGGCGTGGCGGGCGCGCCGTTCTGGGCCTTCCTCCTCGCCTTCTTCGTCGTCGCCCTGGGCACCGCCTTCGGCAGCTACCTCCTGACCCGCGACGCGAGCCGCTTCGTCACCTTCTGGCCGCCGGGAGGGCTCGCCGTCGGCGCCCTGCTGCTCTCGGAGCGCCGCCGCTGGGCGGTCCTGCTGGGGACCGCGGCGGTCGCGATGGGCCTCTTCAACGCCTGGAACGGACAGCCGGCCGGGATGGTGCTCGGCTTCGCCGTCACCAACGCCCTCGAGGAGCTCGTCGCCGCGAGCCTGGCGCTGCAGCTCTGCCCGGGCCGCCCCGACCTCGGCAAGGTGCGGCACGTGCTCGTGCTCCTGGCGGTGGCGCCGTTCTTCGCCTCGCTCTTCTCCGGCGTCCTCTCCGCGGCCCTCCTCGCCGCCACGCGCGACCTGCCGTTCCTCGAGAGCGCGGCGGGGCTCTGGATGGGAACCGGCCTCGGCATCCTGGTGATGGCGCCGCTGGTCCTCGCCTGGGCGCAGCCGAGCCCCGGCCGGCCCGCCCCCGGGCGCGTGGTCGAGGCCGCCCTCCTCGGCGTCGCCTTCGCGCTGAGCTCCTGGCTCGTCTTCGGCACCTGGGGACCGAGCCTCCTCCGCGACGAGTTCCTCCTCCTCCCGGTCGCCACCTGGGCGGCGCTCCGCTTCGGCCCGCGCGGCGCGACCACCGTGGGGCTCGGCACCGCCCTGGTGATGCTCTGGGCCACGGCGAACGACTACGGCCCCTTCGCGCACGGCGCGCGCGCGGCGGAGTCGGGCCTCGCCGCCGAGGTCTACCTGGCGGTGGCGCTCGTCACCTCCCTCGTGCTCGCGAGCGTGGTGGAGGAGCGGCGGCGCGGCGCGGCGGCGCTCGCGGCCTCGGAGCGCTCGCTCCGGCTCCTCGGGGCGTCCATGGACCGGACGCTCGACTGGACCACCTGCTTCACCGCGGACGGCTGGCTGGTCTACGCCAACGAGACGCTCTGCCGGTTCCTGGGGCTGCCGCGCCAGCGCGTGATCGGGCAGCAGGTGTGGAAGCTCTTCCCGGGCTCGACGCCCGAGCAGTGGCGCGACACCTTCGCGCGCGTGCAGGGCACCGGCAGCCACTCCTACGAGGGGGTGATCGCCCCGCCCGGCGGCGAGCCCATCCCAGTGGAGATCCACGCCAGCCTGGTCCGCTTCGACGACCAGGACTACTGCGTCGCCACGGCCCACGACCTCCGGGAGCGGAAGGCGGCCGAGGAGGCGGCCCGCATGGCCGGGGTGGGCACGCTCGCCGCCGGCATGGCGCACGAGATCAACAACCCGCTCGCCTACGTGCTCGGGAACCTCTCCTGGATGCGCGAGGAGGTCGGCGCCCTCCGCTCGGCGCTGCGGACGGGCGCCGGCGAGCCCGACGGCAAGCTCGAGCAGTTCCTGCAGGTGATCCGCGAGACCGAGGAGGGCGCGACCCGGGTGCGCGAGGTGGTGCGCGACCTGAAGCTCTTCTCCCGCGCCGACGGCGAGGGCACCGGCGCGGCCGACGTCCGGCGCGTGCTGCGCGGCGCCATCAGCCTCGCCAAGAACGAGCTGCGCCACCGCGCCCGGCTCTCCACCGAGATCGCCGACGTCCCGCCGGTCGCCGGCGACGAGCACCGGCTCGGGCAGGTCTTCCTGAACCTGATCGTCAACGCGGCGCAGTCGATCCCGGAGGGGCACGCCGACGAGAACGTGGTGCGGGTCTCCGCCCAGACCGACGCCTCGGGCGAGGTGGTGGTCGAGGTGCAGGACTCGGGCTGCGGCATGACGGCCGAGGTCCGGAACCGGATCTTCGAGCCGTTCTTCACCACCAAGCCGGTCGGCAGCGGGACCGGGCTCGGCCTCGCCATCTGCCACGGCATCGTGAAGGCCTGCGGCGGGCGCATCGACGTCGAGTCGGTGCCGGGCGCCGGCAGCCTCTTCCGCGTGGCGCTGCCGGCCGCGACCGCCGTGCCCGGGCCCGCCCCGGCGCGCGACGCCGCCCCCGCCGCCCCGCGCGGCCGGATCCTGGTGCTCGACGACGACCCGCTGGTGGGGCGCGTCATCGGGCGCATCCTCGAGGGGCACCACGTGGTGGCGCTCACGAGCCCGCGCGACGCGCTCGAGCGGCTCGCGCGGGACACGTTCGACCTCGTGCTCTGCGACCTCATGATGCCGGAGATGACCGGCATGGACTTCCACGCGCAGCTCTCGCAGCTGCGCCCGGCCCTGGCCGAGACGCTGGTGTTCATCACCGGCGGCGCCTTCACGCCCCAGGCGCGCGAGTTCCTCGAGCGGACGCCGAACCAGCGGATCGAGAAGCCGTTCGAGCCGGCCGCCTTGCGCGGGGCGGTGGCCCGGGCGCTCACCCGCGCGAGGGCGGCGGCCGCCTCGGGCGGTTAG
- a CDS encoding NAD(P)H-quinone oxidoreductase: MRAVTFTGKGGPEVVAVREVEDPAPARGEVLVRVRAAALNRADLLQRRGLYPPPRGTRDDIPGLELAGEVVRCGDGVTAWKPGDRVMAIAAGEAQAELAVVHERMLLPVPEGLSWEEAGAIPEAFLTSHDALFTLGGLRPGWPVLIHAAGSGIATAAIQLVKAAGAVALGTSRSPEKLERAGALGLAHGIRVGREEPRFADEVKRLTGGRGAPLVLDFVGASYLPENLAALAPGGRIVCIGTMGGVKGTLDLGLLLRSRATVVGTVLRPRPLEEKIRATQEFARDGLPLLRAGRVRPVLDRALPLDGAREAHEAMERNDSFGKLVLTA; this comes from the coding sequence ATGAGAGCGGTGACGTTCACGGGCAAGGGCGGGCCGGAGGTGGTGGCGGTGCGCGAGGTGGAGGACCCCGCGCCGGCTCGCGGCGAGGTGCTGGTGCGCGTCCGCGCCGCCGCCCTGAACCGCGCCGACCTGCTGCAGCGGCGCGGGCTCTACCCGCCCCCGCGCGGCACGCGCGACGACATCCCCGGGCTCGAGCTCGCGGGCGAGGTGGTCCGGTGCGGGGACGGCGTCACCGCCTGGAAGCCGGGCGACCGGGTCATGGCCATCGCCGCCGGCGAGGCGCAGGCGGAGCTCGCGGTGGTGCACGAGCGGATGCTCCTGCCGGTGCCGGAGGGGCTCTCCTGGGAGGAGGCCGGGGCCATCCCCGAGGCCTTCCTCACCTCGCACGACGCGCTCTTCACGCTCGGCGGGCTGCGCCCCGGCTGGCCGGTGCTGATCCACGCCGCCGGCTCGGGGATCGCCACCGCGGCGATCCAGCTCGTGAAGGCCGCGGGCGCCGTCGCGCTCGGCACCTCCCGCTCGCCGGAGAAGCTCGAGCGGGCCGGCGCGCTCGGGCTCGCGCACGGGATCCGGGTGGGGCGCGAGGAGCCCCGGTTCGCCGACGAGGTGAAGCGGCTCACCGGCGGGAGGGGCGCGCCGCTCGTCCTCGACTTCGTGGGCGCGAGCTACCTGCCGGAGAACCTGGCCGCGCTCGCCCCCGGCGGCCGGATCGTCTGCATCGGCACGATGGGCGGCGTGAAGGGGACGCTCGACCTGGGCCTCCTGCTCCGGAGCCGGGCCACCGTGGTCGGCACGGTGCTCCGGCCGCGGCCGCTCGAGGAGAAGATCCGCGCCACCCAGGAGTTCGCGCGCGACGGCCTGCCGCTGCTCCGCGCGGGCCGGGTGAGGCCGGTGCTCGACCGGGCGCTGCCGCTCGACGGGGCGCGCGAGGCGCACGAGGCGATGGAGCGGAACGACTCCTTCGGCAAGCTGGTGCTCACGGCGTAG